TTAAGGGTCATGTGTTTCGACAAAACGGGAACATTGACGAACAACTCCCTCGTGTTCGATGGGCTCATGATGATTTCTCGAAACAAAAGACAGACCGTATCCCTATCTCCGGCAGACGTtaagggcagcataaacgGCATCAAGAACACAGTGCAGTTAGCCACAAGGAAAGACGAGGATACTAAGCGCCAAATTCTAACTCTGGCAATGGCTACGTGCCACTCGCTATTTCCCCACGACGGCGACAGTGAACACCTAGGCAACCAGGTGGACAAGTCGTAAGTTAATTCTCCACCATAGCATCATTAATTTCATTGCAGCATGTTCCACGCAACTGGATGCTTGGTGGAGCAGTTTATCGACTCGGATGGTAACACAAGGCGTTATATAAGGTGCCCAAGCAACCGGGACCTCGTGCTAGAAGTCTTGCGAACGTTCGACTTCCACTACCAGAAGAAGTTGTCATCCATTGTCGTTTCTGTTAAATCCAAGGACTCCGACAAAGGCAGCATCTTCGTGTTTGTAAAAGGCGCTTACGAAAATGTGGTGGCGTGCTCTACGGGTAGCTTTGTAGAGCTCGACCGGCTAGCCAAGGCGCAGTCGGAATCGGGCAGTTACGTCCTTGGCATAGGATACAAAATCATTTCTGAGGATGAAATTATCGCAAAACGTGAATCGATCGAATCGAAACTCACCATGGGGGGACTACTTGTATTTAACAACTCAGTGCGCGAGGAGAGCGCATCGGTAGTGGCCAAACTTCAGGAAGCCAAAGTGCGCCCTGTCATATTGACTGGAGATAACGTGCCGGCATCTCAATTCGTGGCAAAGTCATTGGGCATGTTTGGCGATGGTGGCTCTCCTGGGCCGAACGCCGAACTAATAGATGACAACTTAGTGTGGCACTTCCCGCATAACGCAATCGATGAGGAAACGCTGTACTTTGGAACTGACTGCGACAACCTCTCCATCACCGGTGACGCGTTTGATCGCATAGATGAAGATTGGGAAAGCATCCTTAAAGTCTACGACCGGTGGACTACGAACAAGACCGCCAATGAGAACCTGTTCGAGCAGTTCCTTTTGAGGGTACGCATTTTCGCACGCCTGAACCCTCACCAAAAAGTCCGCGTCATCAATGCATTCAAAAGGCTCGGCATTATAACCGGGATGTGCGGCGACGGTACAAACGACTGCCTTGCACTTCAAGCATCACATGCTGGAGTGTCGCTTACAAATGTTAGTTTCACTTCTTGAATCACCTTACGTGTTTTAGGGAACTGCATCTATGGTTGCGCCATTCACGTCGAAGAACAACACACTGCAGTCGGTGATAACTCTTATAAGGTAAACGACGACAGCTGTTTTTAGTGCATCCGCAACGCAGGGAAGGCAGGGGCTCCCTGGTGACGTCGTTGGCATGCTTCAAATTCATGCTTCTGTTCGGGCTCATGATCGCATTGGTGAAAGTATTTTTGTTCAAGACGTGCCGCGGCGTGATGCCGGAGTGGGGATACTTACTATTGGAGAATGCGATCCTCCTCAGCCTCAGCCACACCATGGCGCTATCCAGGTACCGAGTCACACCACATACGTCTCATTGAACGTCAGACCCAACGACAAGCTCAGAATCAGATCGCCAACGTCTAGTCTGCTGGGACCACTGTCCCTGAGCTCCATTGGCCTTATGTTCGGAACCAACATCATATTCCTTATACTGCTTTTCAAGCTTTACGCGTATACAGGCAGGTTCTGAGATAAAATATTAAAACCTTGCCCAGGCACGCCAACAAGCTTGGAGTATAATAGCAAAATGAATGTGGCAAGCTGGTGGATGCTGTAAGTGCGCAATGCGTATACCGTCACCATGGTGCAGGTCGGACAATTTCGAGGCGCCGACGGTCTGCCTGTGGCTCTGCTACCAGGTGGCCAACGCCGCTCTCGTGTTTAGTTTCGGTGGTATATTCAGGGAGTCCGTATTCAGGAACACCTACTTTACGCTGTACGTTTGCCGCTAGGGTATATACCAATTTGCAGGACATGGCTGGGCATCAATGGGATCCTTACGCTATTGCTGTTCTCGGGGCCCTCCAGGTTGACATGCTTGTTCCGCATCAATTGCACAGATGAAGTGTCACGCCAAACCGTCTTCCCGGTGCTGCGAGTCCTAACTACGAGCGCCAACGGGCACCCCTTCAGCGGACAGGGCGGTCACAACGTCCTCTCTACTAAATTCAGGGTTGGTGGAAAGCACAGTAACCCAGACATTATGCAGGTGTTATTCCTCGCTCTCAACGTCGCTAATGCAGTCGTCAACGGCCTTATATCGAAATTCCTGCTGGGCAGCGAATCCCTCAAGGCGATGAGCTCTCTTATAGGGCACAAATACAGCGCGGATCGCATCAACGTGTAGACACACCTGCGGTCTAAACACACGAAAACTCTAATGCAGCCATTAGCTCTCACATGGGCGGTCTATTTCTTACTGCTAGCCTGTGTAAGCTCCTTCGTCCTTCCGCGCGCGACACGTACGGGATTCCGCCGGGCGCTCTGCGGTTTCAGAGCCGCCAACCGCTCTAAGAACGCCTGTGATAGCGTTTTCGAGTTTAGAGTAGGTGAAGCGTCAGCAACGCGAATCTTGGTGCTAGGAACTGGGAAGCGTTATCGAGGCCAACCTCGCCAAAAAGGGTGCGTTGAGCTTTCCAGCGCGTTTATCAAGAAGCAGGCATAGTTGAACCCACACCGATACAACGGCAAGGCTGGAAGGTCATTCTTCAAGATGATTCGTCCAACGTGCTCCTCTCTGCGGAGACGGCAGCCGGGAAAACGCTGGCATACACATTACCATTGTTGCACCTAATGACCACTGAGGCAGGCATACTCAAGGTAGCAAGTTCACCGCTGTCGCAGAAGACGCTGGTTGTAAACCCGAGAACCGTCATCAtgctccctaactcactgCTGGTGCACCAGGTCCACCAAGTGTTGTCTGAACTTGTGCGGTGTGTCGTTGCGCGCTCTTAATAATGACAAACAGGGACACGGGGATGCGCGTCGATATGGTTGATAATATCGAGACGCAGGAGATGCCCGACGTGGTGATTGGTACGCCGCAAAAACTCCTCTCCAAGTTCGACGTGTACAACCTCAACTTCAAGGTTGACGTTTTCCAAAATATCGCATACCTGGTGCTCGACGAAGCGGACCAACTGGTGGAACAAACGAGCGAAGCGTGTTTGCGTCGATTTCTGGCACTTGCAAACAAACGGGTGAAAACCATTttggccgccgccacggtgTCCACGGCTGGAAGGCGAAGCACCAAAAACTCCATAGACCGTTTGTTCAAGAACCTCACTGTGCGGAGCACGGATCGAGTGCATGCATTACCAACGAACTTAGAGCCCAATTTCGTATACTGCACTGGCTACGAGCAAAAGGTGGAAAAGTTGCTGGAGATACTCGGGGAGATGAAACCACAACAACGAGCGCTCGTCTTCTGCGGGACAGTGAAGTCGTCAGAAGCGCTCTATGATATTCTAAAGAAGACTCATCGGCATCTGGACGTCGGGTTAATCAATAGGTGCGTCGACGTGGAGACACAACTTGCTGTGGTTGACGAGCAACATGGAAACAAGGTAATCATCTGTACCGATTTGCTGGCGCGTGGCATCGACATACCACGCGTTTCGACAGTTGTGCAGTTCGACTTTCCGACGAACGTGCTGGATTACATCCACAGATCCGGCAGAGCTGGCCGCAACAtgcagcgatgtaaagcGAGTTTGCTGTGGACCGACGCAGACCGCGACTTTTTCACCTTGCTCAGCGATAATCACGACAATCTGCCTGCACTGTTCAGCCGCAAGCGTGGGCTTCGAAAGAGGCTGAAGCGAGGTCTGCCTGTCGGCGATACGCCAGCCCGAAGTGGTGGCGAAGACCTCAATGACAAAATGTAATATTAATACAGCGGCAATCGCAACGTTGTACATGTACGCGATCCATCTTTATATACCGATGACTCGCAGTTAAAGTCGCGCGCTAATGAAGAACTGGGTTATTCGATACCCGTACGCACCCAGGCCACCAGCCCTTGTCCAGCGCAATGCTGCTCGTTGCAAGCCGACTATCCACCGACATCATACGAAATTCCGTAGTGCCCCGTAATTCTGAGGGCGAAACCCAACTGTGGAAGCAACATATATCCCCTAGAATCAACGACACCCACAGGCATACCAGGAAGGAAAGCAGCATACGAAAATTAATCTATAACGCAGGTTCATTCGTTAGCGACAACTTCCGTCTGCAGGCCAGTGAAGTCGTCAACTGGCACGTGTTGCACAAGCGTGAACATGGGCTCCTtggcatcatcgtcgtcgttgCGCTTGCGGGAGATGCGGACACGCACACGGCGCGGGAGGTTGCGAATACCGTTCGACCAGATGTAGCGGTTGAGGGTGTTGTCAATGCGCACATCCTGCGTCACATGAATACACTGGGAGCGGAATAACTCACCGTGGTCTTCATGGCCTTGGCAGCGAACTCCTTGATCTTCTTGATGGCAGTAGGGGCCTTTCTCTTGAAAGTCGCGCGATGAACCATCTTGTGAAGGTGGATGGTGTAGTCCCTGGTAATAGGCTGCAGGGCCTTCTTCTTGAGCTTGTCTGCAAATACGATGAAACGCAGGTATTACAGCTCGGGCGCGTCCGACATGGAAAACAAAGTGTTACACCACGGGGTAAACCCCTCCAGGTCTCGTACTAAACGTACCCTTTGCCATATTTACGCGATTAAATATAGTATCAGTGTTTGGCTGAATGGTATTGGTCGCAAGACCCCGAGCCGACGGAATGATGGCGCCGTGTCGGGCGGCCGCGGACGAGGTTGCCGTTGGTGGAAGCCAGGTCAACGGGCCATTACATCATTGCCGCGTGATATACGCGGCAATACAGCGAACCGAAAATATGCGTGGGTGTGCGATGCTGCCGCCCTAACCGTTGGAATCACGGCTCCCGAAGCGCGCAGCGTAGCTCACCGCACTGCGAGATGTCACCCAGTGACACATCACATTTCATCACGTGCATCTTAGCTGCAGCCCAGCGTAACAATTATAAATGTGCGTGGGCACGTTGTAGGTGTAAATTTGCTAGGGGCTGGCGCTCAAGCGTCCAAACCTTGAACTCGGCGTGACCACTGCCGCGTTACGGGTGGTAAGCCACGCAGCATCCAATGCCGATGTAACAAATAGTCGGCACTAATTTGGATGCGGCTGTTTGGCCCGGCTAATGTAGCTGAGTACTGTTGATCTGCGTGTATTCCGTGTACGGAGACGGCGCTCCTCACGGTCGACCTACACCGAAAGTGGCACGACACATTCGCCAATGCGGTGTACTCTGTATAGCTTGACAACAGTTACGTACGCTTAACGGGAGGATGCTGAAGTACCTGGCGGGCAAGAGCCCAATCAGCTTCGCATCCTCAGGGTTCGGGTATGCGGAGGAGGAGCCCGTGGAAACTCCGTTTGGGCACCTACAAAGCTTCCTATGGTATAACGGCTCAGCTAAGGGGGCAGGTACTCCTGCGTCCCTCTTCAAGTTCTCAGCCAAGAACCGCAATGCTACGGGTACGTCGCAGTTTCGTAGAGTATCATTGCATCGCAGCCCAAAACCTCGAGCAGGAGTTCGCGGAGCGGCACCTTCGTTCCATCAAGCTAATACTCCACCCAAACGTTCTAAAGCTGCTCAAGGTAAAGCAAACCGACACCGGCATCACCATCGCAACGGAGCGCTGCTACCCTCTGTCGCTTGAGAGTTAGTGCCGTCTTTGTGGTCCAGTTTGACGTCAGTGCAGCAGTGTCGACTGACCCCGCGTTGGGGTTGGCGCAGATCATTTCGGCGCTTAATTTTCTACATACCAAGTGCCACAAGACGCATTGCCTTGTCTCTCCCACCGGTGTTGTGGTGCGGGACGACGGTAGGTTTGACGCGTCCCCGCAAAGAAATAATGTTTGTAGGTTCTTGGTGCCTCACATCGTTCGAGTGCACTGTGGACAATGACACGTCCATACATCGAGTCCTGGCGGAGCTTAAGTGGCACGCCTCCTGGAGCAACGGTTGGCGCATGCCCTCGCTGGCCAATGCATCTGCAAGCGTGAGGCAGCTGGACCAGTAAGTAGACCTCACACGGCTGCAGCCTAACCTGTGAGTAAACCAGGGCTAATGTCAATTCAGATGGGGTCTCGGAGCGCTTATGTGCTGGGTTCACACGCTTATTGCGGGACAGGTTGATCTCTGCGTCCTATCACGACATGACCGCGATATCTATTCACTGAAACGCTACGCGCCGGCCAACCTCCATGAGCTCATCGATCAGCTCATGTCACCGGACCACGATGTCGATCTAGAGGCGGTGTTGAAGACGCACCCCTATTTCACCGAAAATGAAGGCATATCCGCAATGTCGTTTGCCACGGAGTTCCACATAAAGAATGAGGAGCAGATGTCTGCGTTCTTTTCACAGCTGCCGACAAAGCTCACGCGCATACCGAACGATATTGCCGTAGGTTTCGCCAAATGTTGGGAACTATACGGCGCAGTGTAAACAGCTACTACCCGAGATATTGAAGGTCATGTTTTTGCACAGGTCACTGATTCCGAGCATCCTGGAATCTGTGGTCGTGATATGCAAGTCCATGTTGCTGGAGGAATTCAAGGTCAAGGTATACCCGCACATCTCAAAGCTGTTCAAGGAAAACGACAGGGCCATCAGGTACGACGAGTCGTCGTTTGCACAAAACCTGCGCAGGTACAGCTTACTGCGACTGATGCCTGACCTCGACCCGATGCTCGACGAGAACCAGGTGTCGGATGACCTCCTTGAGCCTCTGCTCATAGGTTTCGGGGACACGGCGTCGCAGATCCGCGACGAAACAGTGAAGGCAATGGTCTACGTCATGAAGAAAATCAAGAAACGTCAACAACAGAACGCTGCTATGATGCTTTTCAAGTGTGTCGAGGATTGCGAGCC
This sequence is a window from Babesia bigemina genome assembly Bbig001, chromosome : I. Protein-coding genes within it:
- a CDS encoding helicase, putative; the protein is MLPNSLLVHQVHQVLSELVRDTGMRVDMVDNIETQEMPDVVIGTPQKLLSKFDVYNLNFKVDVFQNIAYLVLDEADQLVEQTSEACLRRFLALANKRVKTILAAATVSTAGRRSTKNSIDRLFKNLTVRSTDRVHALPTNLEPNFVYCTGYEQKVEKLLEILGEMKPQQRALVFCGTVKSSEALYDILKKTHRHLDVGLINRCVDVETQLAVVDEQHGNKVIICTDLLARGIDIPRVSTVVQFDFPTNVLDYIHRSGRAGRNMQRCKASLLWTDADRDFFTLLSDNHDNLPALFSRKRGLRKRLKRGLPVGDTPARSGGEDLNDKM
- a CDS encoding ribosomal protein L31, putative, which gives rise to MAKDKLKKKALQPITRDYTIHLHKMVHRATFKRKAPTAIKKIKEFAAKAMKTTDVRIDNTLNRYIWSNGIRNLPRRVRVRISRKRNDDDDAKEPMFTLVQHVPVDDFTGLQTEVVANE
- a CDS encoding protein kinase, putative codes for the protein MLKYLAGKSPISFASSGFGYAEEEPVETPFGHLQSFLWYNGSAKGAGTPASLFKFSAKNRNATAQNLEQEFAERHLRSIKLILHPNVLKLLKVKQTDTGITIATERCYPLSLETVSTDPALGLAQIISALNFLHTKCHKTHCLVSPTGVVVRDDGSWCLTSFECTVDNDTSIHRVLAELKWHASWSNGWRMPSLANASASVRQLDQWGLGALMCWVHTLIAGQVDLCVLSRHDRDIYSLKRYAPANLHELIDQLMSPDHDVDLEAVLKTHPYFTENEGISAMSFATEFHIKNEEQMSAFFSQLPTKLTRIPNDIAVGFAKCWELYGAVSLIPSILESVVVICKSMLLEEFKVKVYPHISKLFKENDRAIRYSLLRLMPDLDPMLDENQVSDDLLEPLLIGFGDTASQIRDETVKAMVYVMKKIKKRQQQNAAMMLFKCVEDCEPTIRVNTIICFAKIIPFVQHELVEKVVPQVWRLGLSDTFLKSKLATLESISASHGFFGTKQKVEILLPLACNTLLDSEPQVRRMGFDTIHSILDSLKEHVAEGGNESFDSQWAGVNKTTTQHKPQHATHPMTLVPSVAQPGVPRNPGASLGMPGQRSQHQHQLLAASQERRLSASKETPLRPATHDVMDELEDFFDPFPPKR